One Luteibacter sp. 9135 DNA segment encodes these proteins:
- the clpA gene encoding ATP-dependent Clp protease ATP-binding subunit ClpA, protein MFSKDLEVTIGHCYKQAREQRHEFMTVEHLLLALTENTSALAALRACGVDLPRLSADLQRIVAETVPVLPAGDERDTQPTLGFQRVLQRAVYHVQSSGRKEVTGANVLVAIFGEKDSHAVYFLHQQEITRLDVVNYISHGIAKIGDEAAAAAQSPEREGEEGGEGKGNPLNEYAANLNELAVQGKIDPLIGRQDEVERTIQVLCRRRKNNPLYVGEAGVGKTALAEGLAKRIVEGQVPEVLEDCTIWSLDLGALVAGTKYRGDFEKRLKAVIGQLKKQPNSILFIDEIHTIIGAGSASGGTMDASNLIKPMLASGELRCIGSTTFQEFRGVFEKDRALARRFQKIDVVEPTVADSIEILKGLKSRFEEHHSVEYTGEALRAAVDLSVKHIPDRLLPDKAIDVIDEAGARQRLLPEEERTGKVDVPEIEYIVAKMARIPAKQVSASDRDVLRNLERNLKMVVFGQDGAIEALSSSIKMARSGLGDPSKPIGSFLLAGPTGVGKTEVTRQLAMQLGIEMVRFDMSEYMEAHSVSRLVGAPPGYVGFDQGGLLTEQITKHPHCVLLLDEIEKAHPDVYNILLQVMDRGVLTDTNGREANFKNVIIVMTTNAGAQLASRRGIGFVKQNHATDAMETIRRLFTPEFRNRLDAVIQFNALDFDHILRVVDKFLIELEAQLAEKKVSVDVTPEARRWLAEHGFDPQMGARPMARVIQDKVKRALADELLFGKLADGGKVTLSVDGDELHVETESAEPAAVTA, encoded by the coding sequence ATGTTCAGCAAGGATCTCGAAGTCACCATCGGGCACTGCTACAAGCAGGCTCGCGAACAGCGCCACGAATTCATGACCGTCGAGCACCTGCTGCTTGCGCTCACTGAAAACACCTCCGCCCTGGCCGCCCTGCGTGCCTGCGGCGTCGATCTGCCGAGGCTTTCGGCCGATTTGCAGCGCATCGTCGCCGAAACCGTGCCGGTGCTGCCGGCCGGTGACGAACGCGACACGCAGCCCACGCTGGGTTTCCAGCGGGTATTGCAGCGCGCCGTGTACCACGTGCAGTCGTCGGGCCGGAAGGAAGTCACCGGCGCCAACGTGCTGGTGGCGATCTTCGGCGAAAAAGACTCCCACGCGGTCTATTTCCTGCATCAGCAGGAGATCACCCGCCTGGACGTGGTCAACTATATCTCCCACGGCATCGCCAAGATCGGCGATGAAGCGGCCGCGGCCGCGCAAAGCCCCGAGCGCGAAGGGGAAGAGGGCGGTGAAGGCAAGGGCAATCCGCTCAACGAATACGCCGCCAACCTCAACGAACTGGCGGTGCAGGGCAAGATCGACCCCTTGATCGGCCGCCAGGACGAGGTGGAGCGCACCATCCAGGTGCTCTGCCGCCGCCGCAAGAACAACCCGCTCTACGTGGGCGAGGCCGGCGTGGGCAAGACCGCCCTGGCGGAAGGCCTGGCCAAGCGCATCGTCGAGGGTCAGGTGCCCGAGGTGCTGGAGGATTGCACCATCTGGTCGCTGGACCTGGGCGCCCTCGTGGCCGGTACCAAGTACCGCGGCGATTTCGAGAAGCGGCTGAAAGCCGTCATCGGCCAGTTGAAGAAGCAGCCCAACTCCATCCTCTTCATCGACGAGATCCACACCATCATCGGTGCGGGTTCGGCGTCGGGTGGCACCATGGACGCTTCCAACCTGATCAAGCCGATGCTGGCCTCTGGTGAACTGCGCTGCATCGGCTCGACCACTTTCCAAGAATTTCGCGGGGTGTTCGAGAAGGACAGGGCGCTGGCGCGTCGTTTCCAGAAGATCGACGTGGTCGAGCCCACCGTGGCCGACTCTATCGAGATCCTGAAGGGCCTGAAGAGCCGCTTCGAAGAGCACCATTCGGTGGAATACACCGGTGAGGCTCTGCGTGCGGCCGTGGACCTCTCGGTCAAGCATATCCCTGACCGCCTGTTGCCGGACAAGGCCATCGACGTCATCGACGAAGCCGGTGCCCGCCAGCGCCTGCTGCCCGAGGAAGAGCGCACGGGCAAGGTCGACGTGCCGGAGATCGAATACATCGTGGCCAAGATGGCGCGTATCCCGGCCAAGCAGGTCTCGGCGTCGGATCGCGACGTGCTGCGCAACCTGGAGCGCAACCTCAAGATGGTGGTGTTCGGCCAGGATGGCGCGATCGAGGCCCTCTCTTCGTCGATCAAGATGGCACGCTCCGGCCTGGGCGACCCGTCCAAGCCGATCGGAAGCTTCCTGCTCGCCGGCCCCACTGGCGTGGGCAAGACGGAAGTGACCCGTCAGCTCGCCATGCAGCTGGGCATCGAGATGGTGCGGTTCGACATGTCCGAGTACATGGAGGCCCATTCCGTGTCGCGTCTGGTCGGTGCGCCTCCGGGCTACGTCGGCTTCGACCAAGGCGGCCTGCTGACCGAGCAGATCACCAAGCATCCGCACTGCGTGCTGTTGCTGGACGAAATCGAGAAGGCCCATCCGGATGTGTACAACATCCTGCTGCAGGTGATGGATCGCGGCGTGCTGACCGATACCAACGGCCGCGAAGCCAACTTCAAGAACGTGATCATCGTGATGACCACCAACGCGGGCGCACAGCTCGCATCGCGTCGCGGCATCGGCTTCGTCAAGCAGAACCACGCGACGGACGCCATGGAGACCATCCGTCGCCTGTTCACGCCGGAGTTCCGCAACCGGCTGGACGCGGTGATCCAGTTCAACGCGCTGGACTTCGACCACATCCTGCGGGTGGTGGACAAGTTCCTGATCGAGCTGGAAGCTCAGCTGGCCGAGAAGAAGGTGAGCGTGGATGTCACGCCGGAAGCCCGTCGCTGGCTGGCGGAGCACGGCTTCGATCCGCAGATGGGCGCCCGTCCGATGGCCCGTGTGATCCAGGACAAGGTGAAGCGCGCGCTGGCCGACGAACTGCTGTTCGGCAAGCTGGCCGACGGCGGCAAGGTCACCTTGTCGGTGGACGGCGACGAACTGCACGTCGAGACGGAGTCGGCGGAACCGGCGGCCGTGACGGCCTGA